In one Phycisphaerales bacterium genomic region, the following are encoded:
- a CDS encoding Xaa-Pro peptidase family protein has protein sequence MPSATAVKPKDASSNGGGPPYAGRMDRLRALAQKQNVSHILVTNPLDVGYLTGFFGGDSYLVVSPKSATVITDGRYVEELEPVKPLASIYVRKVAMPAAVAEVFTATRVDRCAFQAEHLTVKDVEDITKALGKGPQNRLVATKLLVQSLRVIKDASEVALIQKAVKLQEEALKATLKQIKAGQSEMEVAAILEFEMKMRGSSKPGFETIIAAKANGSLPHYRPSEKTKVTAGQPLLIDWGAVYQGYQGDMTRTFSMGKWPKKVAEIYEIVREAQEASAAALAPGKTCHEIDKIARDIIDEAGYGEQFDHGLGHGLGISKEPPWLNPKYPDAPLEVGMVCTVEPGIYLPGVGGVRIEDQYVITEKGAKNFCTLPKDLEWSTL, from the coding sequence ATGCCCTCAGCCACCGCCGTGAAGCCCAAGGACGCGTCCTCGAACGGGGGCGGTCCGCCGTACGCGGGGCGGATGGACCGGCTGCGGGCGCTGGCCCAGAAGCAGAACGTCAGCCACATCCTGGTGACCAACCCCTTGGACGTCGGGTACCTGACGGGGTTCTTCGGCGGTGACAGCTACCTGGTGGTGTCGCCCAAGTCGGCGACGGTGATCACCGACGGGCGGTACGTGGAGGAGCTCGAGCCGGTCAAGCCGCTCGCCTCGATCTATGTGCGCAAGGTCGCCATGCCCGCGGCGGTGGCGGAGGTGTTCACCGCGACGCGGGTGGACCGGTGCGCGTTCCAGGCCGAGCACCTGACGGTGAAGGACGTCGAGGACATCACCAAGGCGCTGGGCAAGGGGCCGCAGAACCGGCTGGTGGCGACCAAGCTGCTGGTGCAGTCGCTGCGGGTGATCAAGGACGCGAGCGAGGTGGCCCTGATCCAAAAGGCCGTGAAGCTGCAGGAGGAGGCGCTGAAGGCGACCCTCAAGCAGATCAAGGCGGGGCAGAGCGAGATGGAAGTCGCGGCCATCCTCGAGTTTGAAATGAAGATGCGGGGCAGCAGCAAGCCCGGCTTCGAGACAATCATTGCGGCCAAGGCGAACGGGTCGCTGCCGCACTATCGCCCGAGCGAGAAGACAAAGGTGACGGCGGGGCAGCCGCTGCTGATCGACTGGGGCGCGGTGTACCAGGGCTACCAAGGCGACATGACGCGGACGTTCTCGATGGGCAAGTGGCCCAAGAAGGTCGCGGAGATCTACGAGATCGTGCGGGAGGCCCAGGAGGCCTCGGCCGCGGCGCTGGCGCCCGGGAAGACGTGCCACGAGATCGACAAGATCGCGCGGGACATCATCGACGAGGCGGGGTACGGCGAGCAGTTTGATCACGGGCTGGGGCATGGGCTGGGGATCAGCAAGGAGCCGCCGTGGCTGAACCCCAAGTACCCGGACGCGCCGCTGGAGGTGGGGATGGTGTGCACGGTGGAGCCTGGGATCTACCTGCCGGGGGTTGGGGGGGTGCGGATCGAGGACCAGTACGTGATCACGGAGAAGGGGGCGAAGAACTTCTGCACGCTGCCCAAGGACCTGGAGTGGTCGACGCTGTAA
- the accC gene encoding acetyl-CoA carboxylase biotin carboxylase subunit has translation MFKRVLIANRGEIALRIMRACRELGIETVCVYSTADKDAPYLRLADRAICIGPGPAKESYLNISRIIAAAEVADVDAIHPGYGFLSERPDFSQACRDCKIEFIGPSPEAMGKLGDKVECKRTAKANKVPIFPGSEGAIEEEEEAVRVANEIGYPVIIKAAAGGGGRGMRVCRNEATLRSSLRQAGQEALAAFGNGAVFIEKFLEHARHVEVQCLGDKHGHAVHLWERDCSMQRRHQKVIEEAPSPNVNRKKMEVVCEAAARLIKAANYHGAATVEFLMDGQQNFYMLEVNTRVQVEHPVTELITGIDIVKMSILVAAGEPLPFKQKDVQIKGHAMECRINAEDPDKGFRPSAGKIETWQVPGGPGVRMDTHVVPGYVVPPNYDSMIGKLIVHADDRRQCMARMSRALREFQVGPISTTIPLHSRLMENSDFKEGGIDIHYLERLLR, from the coding sequence ATGTTCAAGAGAGTTCTGATCGCGAATCGTGGTGAGATCGCCCTCCGCATCATGCGCGCGTGCCGCGAGCTGGGTATTGAGACGGTGTGCGTCTACTCGACGGCCGACAAGGATGCGCCGTACCTGCGGCTTGCGGACCGGGCGATTTGCATCGGGCCGGGGCCGGCGAAGGAGAGCTACCTCAACATTTCGCGGATCATCGCCGCGGCCGAGGTCGCGGACGTGGACGCGATCCACCCGGGGTACGGGTTCCTCAGCGAGCGGCCGGACTTCTCGCAGGCGTGCCGTGACTGCAAGATCGAGTTCATCGGGCCGAGCCCCGAGGCAATGGGCAAGCTCGGCGACAAGGTCGAGTGCAAGAGGACCGCCAAGGCCAACAAGGTGCCGATCTTCCCGGGTTCCGAGGGGGCCATCGAGGAAGAGGAAGAGGCGGTCCGGGTTGCCAACGAGATCGGGTACCCGGTGATCATCAAGGCCGCGGCGGGCGGCGGCGGGCGCGGGATGCGGGTGTGCCGCAACGAGGCGACGCTGCGGAGCAGCCTGCGGCAGGCGGGGCAGGAGGCGCTGGCGGCCTTTGGCAACGGCGCGGTGTTCATCGAGAAGTTCCTGGAGCACGCGCGGCACGTGGAGGTGCAGTGCCTGGGCGACAAGCACGGGCACGCGGTGCACCTGTGGGAGCGCGACTGCTCGATGCAGCGGCGGCACCAAAAGGTGATCGAGGAGGCACCGAGCCCCAACGTCAACCGCAAGAAGATGGAAGTGGTGTGCGAGGCCGCGGCGCGGCTGATCAAGGCGGCGAACTACCACGGCGCGGCGACGGTCGAGTTTTTGATGGACGGCCAGCAGAACTTCTACATGCTGGAGGTCAACACGCGGGTGCAGGTGGAGCATCCGGTGACGGAGCTGATCACGGGCATCGACATCGTGAAGATGTCGATCCTGGTGGCGGCGGGCGAGCCCCTGCCCTTCAAGCAGAAGGACGTGCAGATCAAAGGCCACGCGATGGAGTGCCGCATCAACGCCGAGGACCCGGACAAGGGGTTCAGGCCTTCGGCGGGGAAGATCGAGACGTGGCAGGTGCCGGGCGGCCCGGGCGTGCGGATGGATACGCACGTGGTGCCGGGGTACGTGGTGCCGCCGAACTATGACTCGATGATCGGCAAGCTGATCGTGCACGCGGACGACCGCCGGCAGTGCATGGCGCGGATGAGCCGGGCGCTGCGCGAGTTCCAGGTGGGGCCGATCTCAACGACCATCCCGCTGCACTCGCGGCTGATGGAGAACTCGGACTTCAAGGAGGGTGGGATCGACATCCACTACCTGGAGCGGTTGCTGCGGTAG
- the accB gene encoding acetyl-CoA carboxylase biotin carboxyl carrier protein, with the protein MIDISKLKELVALMAEHDLSEVDLKDEKESISLKRGTTQVVHAAPQVQYAAAPQAAPVSAPAPAASGGGSSGSAAPAAAAGPTIDSPMVGTLYLAPNPDSPPFVKPGQQVTPDTTVCLIEAMKVFNEIKAEKSGTIEQILVKSGQAVEFGQKLFAIRPS; encoded by the coding sequence ATGATTGATATCAGCAAGCTGAAGGAACTTGTGGCCCTGATGGCCGAGCACGACCTGTCCGAGGTGGACCTCAAGGACGAGAAGGAGTCCATCTCGCTGAAGCGCGGGACGACGCAGGTTGTGCACGCGGCGCCGCAGGTGCAGTATGCGGCGGCGCCGCAGGCAGCCCCCGTGAGCGCGCCGGCCCCGGCGGCGTCGGGTGGGGGGAGCAGCGGAAGCGCGGCTCCCGCGGCGGCGGCTGGCCCGACGATCGACTCGCCCATGGTGGGGACGCTCTACCTCGCGCCGAACCCGGACTCGCCGCCCTTCGTGAAGCCCGGTCAGCAGGTGACGCCGGACACGACGGTGTGCCTGATCGAGGCGATGAAGGTGTTCAATGAGATCAAGGCCGAGAAGAGCGGCACGATCGAGCAGATCCTGGTCAAGAGCGGGCAGGCCGTGGAGTTCGGGCAGAAGCTGTTCGCGATTCGTCCCTCCTGA